One window from the genome of Musa acuminata AAA Group cultivar baxijiao chromosome BXJ1-4, Cavendish_Baxijiao_AAA, whole genome shotgun sequence encodes:
- the LOC135664532 gene encoding CBL-interacting protein kinase 23-like isoform X2: MGSVGRTRVGKYELGRTLGEGTFAKVKFAKNFETGENVAIKILDKDKILRHKMIDQIKREISTMKLIQHPNVVRMYDARHGRLKEDDARKYFQQLINAVDYCHSRGVFHRDLKPENLLLDSSGVLKISDFGLSALPQQVHEDGKLYTTCGTPNYVAPEVVKDKGYDGAMADLWSCGVILFVLMAGYLPFEDSNLVSLYKKIFKADFSCPSWISASAKKLIQRILDPNPQTRITIPQVIENEWFEKGYQPPHFETPDVVLDDVDAIFDESGEGTNLVVERREERPVLMNAFDLISTAQGLNLGTLFEKQMGLVKRETRFTSKLPADEILSRIEAAAKPLGFDVKKQNYKLKLQGEKSGRKGHLAITTEVFEVTPSFHVVELRKSRGDTFEFHKFYKSISTGLKDIMWKSQE; the protein is encoded by the exons atgggctCGGTGGGGAGGACGAGGGTGGGGAAGTACGAGCTCGGCCGGACTCTCGGGGAGGGGACCTTCGCGAAGGTGAAGTTCGCGAAGAACTTCGAGACCGGGGAGAACGTGGCCATCAAGATTCTCGACAAAGATAAGATCTTGCGGCATAAGATGATCGAccag ATAAAACGTGAGATCTCTACCATGAAACTGATCCAACATCCAAATGTCGTCCGGATGTATGAT GCTCGCCATGGAAGGTTGAAGGAGGATGACGCTAGAAAGTACTTTCAACAACTAATCAATGCTGTGGATTACTGTCATAGCAGAGGTGTCTTCCACCGGGATCTAAAG CCTGAGAATCTGCTGTTGGACTCCAGTGGTGTTCTTAAGATCTCAGACTTCGGACTCAGTGCTTTGCCTCAACAAGTTCAT GAGGATGGGAAACTTTATACAACATGTGGTACTCCAAATTATGTTGCTCCTGAG GTGGTCAAGGACAAAGGTTATGATGGTGCCATGGCAGATCTATGGTCATGTGGTGTAATCCTTTTTGTCCTTATGGCAGGCTATTTGCCTTTTGAAGATTCCAACCTAGTCTCACTATACAAAAAG ATCTTCAAAGCAGATTTCTCCTGTCCATCTTGGATTTCTGCAAGTGCAAAGAAACTCATCCAGAGAATTTTAGATCCCAACCCTCAAACT CGCATCACCATCCCACAAGTCATTGAGAATGAATGGTTCGAGAAGGGATATCAACCACCCCACTTTGAAACGCCAGATGTTGTTCTTGATGATGTGGATGCAATCTTTGATGAGTCAGGG GAGGGAACAAATCTTGTGGTGGAGAGACGAGAAGAAAGACCAGTTCTAATGAATGCATTTGATCTTATTTCTACAGCTCAGGGTCTTAATCTTGGcacactttttgagaagcaaatg GGGTTGGTCAAGCGTGAAACGAGGTTTACATCAAAACTCCCTGCAGATGAGATACTCTCCAGGATTGAAGCAGCAGCCAAACCTCTGGGATTTGATGTAAAGAAACAGAACTACAAG ctgaagcTGCAAGGAGAAAAATCTGGAAGAAAAGGGCATTTAGCCATTACAACCGAG GTGTTCGAAGTAACGCCCTCGTTCCATGTGGTAGAGCTCCGCAAGTCCAGGGGAGACACATTCGAGTTCCACAAG ttCTACAAGAGCATCTCGACGGGCCTGAAGGATATCATGTGGAAGTCACAGGAGTAA
- the LOC135664532 gene encoding CBL-interacting protein kinase 23-like isoform X1 produces MGSVGRTRVGKYELGRTLGEGTFAKVKFAKNFETGENVAIKILDKDKILRHKMIDQIKREISTMKLIQHPNVVRMYDVMASKTRIYIVLEFVNGGELFDKIARHGRLKEDDARKYFQQLINAVDYCHSRGVFHRDLKPENLLLDSSGVLKISDFGLSALPQQVHEDGKLYTTCGTPNYVAPEVVKDKGYDGAMADLWSCGVILFVLMAGYLPFEDSNLVSLYKKIFKADFSCPSWISASAKKLIQRILDPNPQTRITIPQVIENEWFEKGYQPPHFETPDVVLDDVDAIFDESGEGTNLVVERREERPVLMNAFDLISTAQGLNLGTLFEKQMGLVKRETRFTSKLPADEILSRIEAAAKPLGFDVKKQNYKLKLQGEKSGRKGHLAITTEVFEVTPSFHVVELRKSRGDTFEFHKFYKSISTGLKDIMWKSQE; encoded by the exons atgggctCGGTGGGGAGGACGAGGGTGGGGAAGTACGAGCTCGGCCGGACTCTCGGGGAGGGGACCTTCGCGAAGGTGAAGTTCGCGAAGAACTTCGAGACCGGGGAGAACGTGGCCATCAAGATTCTCGACAAAGATAAGATCTTGCGGCATAAGATGATCGAccag ATAAAACGTGAGATCTCTACCATGAAACTGATCCAACATCCAAATGTCGTCCGGATGTATGAT GTAATGGCCAGCAAGACAAGGATATACATAGTGTTGGAATTTGTAAATGGTGGTGAACTCTTTGACAAGATT GCTCGCCATGGAAGGTTGAAGGAGGATGACGCTAGAAAGTACTTTCAACAACTAATCAATGCTGTGGATTACTGTCATAGCAGAGGTGTCTTCCACCGGGATCTAAAG CCTGAGAATCTGCTGTTGGACTCCAGTGGTGTTCTTAAGATCTCAGACTTCGGACTCAGTGCTTTGCCTCAACAAGTTCAT GAGGATGGGAAACTTTATACAACATGTGGTACTCCAAATTATGTTGCTCCTGAG GTGGTCAAGGACAAAGGTTATGATGGTGCCATGGCAGATCTATGGTCATGTGGTGTAATCCTTTTTGTCCTTATGGCAGGCTATTTGCCTTTTGAAGATTCCAACCTAGTCTCACTATACAAAAAG ATCTTCAAAGCAGATTTCTCCTGTCCATCTTGGATTTCTGCAAGTGCAAAGAAACTCATCCAGAGAATTTTAGATCCCAACCCTCAAACT CGCATCACCATCCCACAAGTCATTGAGAATGAATGGTTCGAGAAGGGATATCAACCACCCCACTTTGAAACGCCAGATGTTGTTCTTGATGATGTGGATGCAATCTTTGATGAGTCAGGG GAGGGAACAAATCTTGTGGTGGAGAGACGAGAAGAAAGACCAGTTCTAATGAATGCATTTGATCTTATTTCTACAGCTCAGGGTCTTAATCTTGGcacactttttgagaagcaaatg GGGTTGGTCAAGCGTGAAACGAGGTTTACATCAAAACTCCCTGCAGATGAGATACTCTCCAGGATTGAAGCAGCAGCCAAACCTCTGGGATTTGATGTAAAGAAACAGAACTACAAG ctgaagcTGCAAGGAGAAAAATCTGGAAGAAAAGGGCATTTAGCCATTACAACCGAG GTGTTCGAAGTAACGCCCTCGTTCCATGTGGTAGAGCTCCGCAAGTCCAGGGGAGACACATTCGAGTTCCACAAG ttCTACAAGAGCATCTCGACGGGCCTGAAGGATATCATGTGGAAGTCACAGGAGTAA
- the LOC135664491 gene encoding glutaredoxin-C9-like yields the protein MRMVEGEKEEAPAAEAEGKVMRWSPYERVARMASGNAVVVFSVSGCCMCHVVKRLLLGLGVGPTVYELDQEKGGREMQAVLAHLLSGSPSTSASSASAALPAVFVGGKLLGGVEKVMSCHINGSLVPLLKQAGALWL from the coding sequence ATGAGGATGGTGGAGGGCGAGAAGGAAGAGGCGCCGGCGGCGGAAGCGGAGGGGAAGGTGATGAGGTGGAGCCCGTACGAGAGGGTGGCGAGGATGGCAAGCGGGAATGCGGTGGTGGTGTTCAGCGTCAGCGGCTGCTGCATGTGCCACGTGGTGAAGCGCCTGCTGCTGGGGCTCGGCGTCGGCCCCACCGTGTACGAGCTCGACCAGGAGAAGGGCGGCCGGGAGATGCAGGCCGTGCTCGCTCACCTCCTCTCCGGCTCCCCGTCGACGTCGGCATCGTCCGCCTCCGCCGCTCTCCCCGCCGTGTTCGTTGGCGGCAAGCTCCTCGGCGGGGTGGAGAAGGTGATGTCGTGCCACATCAACGGCTCTCTCGTCCCGCTCCTCAAACAAGCCGGTGCTCTCTGGCTCTGA
- the LOC135664506 gene encoding protein DETOXIFICATION 41-like isoform X1: MAENGVYGERGSLAPLLDIDESSRVSEELLEWEPVPCNARWRLAVWESKNLWRLSWASIVIQLFNFMLSLVTQMFVGHLGSLDLAGASIINVGIQGLAFGIMLGMASAVQTVCGQAFGAKKYRAMGVICQRALVLHLVAAILLSFIYWFSGPILRAIGQSDSIAKVGQLYARGLLPQLIAFALYCPMQRFLQAQNIVNPMAYIAVGVLLFHILISWLAVFVLDFGLLGASLTLSISWWVLVLVTWSYILFSPSCKETWTGLSMKAFRGLWPYLKLTISSAIMLVLEVWYIQGLVLITGYLPSPEISLDAISICVNYWNWDFMIMLGLSNAASVRIGNELGAAHPRVAKFAVIVVVTTSLIISLFVSVLVMLLRTPLSKLYTNSTDVIKAVINLTPLLAISIFLNGVQPILSGVAIGSGWQAIVAYVNVGAYYLVGLPIGCVLGFKTNLGAAVSAVSAYRDIISRGTCLLMSIFVPSFSQGIWWGLIIGVFVQTVTLIVITARTNWNDEVDKAIERLKHTAAEDTLAITDIE, translated from the exons ATGGCGGAGAACGGGGTATACGGAGAAAGAGGAAGCCTCGCGCCGCTGCTCGACATCGACGAGTCGTCGCGGGTGTCGGAGGAGCTGCTGGAGTGGGAGCCGGTGCCGTGCAACGCGCGATGGCGGCTGGCGGTGTGGGAGTCCAAGAACCTGTGGCGTCTCTCCTGGGCCTCCATCGTCATCCAGCTCTTCAACTTCATGCTCAGCCTCGTCACCCAGATGTTCGTCGGCCACCTTGGGTCCCTCGACCTCGCCGGCGCCTCCATCATCAACGTCGGCATCCAAGGACTCGCCTTCGGGATCATG CTCGGGATGGCGAGCGCGGTGCAAACAGTCTGCGGCCAAGCATTCGGCGCCAAGAAGTACCGAGCCATGGGCGTCATCTGCCAGCGAGCCCTGGTGCTCCACCTCGTCGCCGCCATCCTCCTCAGCTTCATCTACTGGTTCTCCGGCCCGATCTTACGCGCCATCGGCCAGTCGGACTCGATAGCCAAGGTGGGGCAGCTCTACGCCCGCGGCCTGCTCCCGCAGCTCATCGCCTTCGCCCTCTACTGCCCCATGCAGCGTTTCCTCCAGGCTCAGAACATCGTCAACCCCATGGCCTACATCGCCGTGGGCGTCCTCCTCTTCCATATCCTCATCTCTTGGCTGGCCGTCTTCGTGCTCGACTTCGGCCTCCTCGGTGCTTCCCTCACCCTCTCCATCTCCTGGTGGGTGCTCGTGTTGGTCACATGGAGCTACATACTCTTCAGCCCTTCTTGCAAGGAGACATGGACTGGGCTCTCCATGAAGGCCTTCCGAGGACTTTGGCCCTACCTCAAGCTTACTATTTCATCAGCCATCATGCTGGT CTTGGAAGTTTGGTACATCCAAGGGCTTGTGCTCATCACAGGCTACCTGCCAAGTCCAGAGATTTCACTCGATGCCATTTCCATATG TGTCAATTACTGGAACTGGGACTTCATGATCATGCTGGGGTTAAGCAATGCAGCCAG CGTTCGGATCGGCAACGAGCTCGGTGCTGCTCATCCGAGAGTCGCCAAGTTcgccgtcatcgtcgtcgtcaccACCAGCCTCATCATCAGCTTGTTCGTCAGCGTGCTGGTCATGTTACTCCGCACTCCCTTGAGCAAGCTCTACACCAACAGCACTGATGTCATAAAGGCAGTCATCAACCTAACACCCCTGCTTGCAATCTCGATCTTCTTGAATGGAGTTCAACCCATCCTCTCAG GAGTTGCTATTGGGAGCGGATGGCAAGCCATAGTTGCCTATGTGAATGTGGGGGCTTATTATCTTGTGGGACTTCCCATTGGATGTGTTCTTGGATTCAAGACCAATCTAGGAGCTGCTGTAAGCGCCGTCTCCGCATACCGTGACATCATTTCTCGAGGCACATGCTTGTTAATGTCAATCTTTGTTCCTTCTTTTTCTCAGGGAATATGGTGGGGTTTGATCATCGGAGTCTTTGTTCAGACAGTGACTCTCATTGTCATCACTGCCAGGACAAACTGGAACGATGAG GTCGATAAAGCGATCGAACGCTTGAAGCACACCGCAGCTGAAGACACACTTGCTATTACCGACATCGAATGA
- the LOC135672189 gene encoding uncharacterized protein LOC135672189 codes for MPRTAIKAQSVAEFIVELTQIRSESLRQPPEAWVLHVDGSANSRGAGAGLVLRAPDGRSFERSLRFGFRATNNEAEYEALLAGLRLALKMQVVALHVLTDSQLVAEQLSGGYEARDPTMAKYLAQVKSLTAKFLHFTLSNVPRGENERADALAKLASKSAPEVGPKVEELPARTIEIAATATSSASTTWVQELLGFKRDEILPPDEASVRRLRRTHAWYTEVDGRLYKRSFSYPLLRCLEPDEAKTVLVEIHEGVCGEHIGGRTQAHKVFRQGYYWPTMCRDARTHVQRCTSCQEHARMPRLPAVPLTLIDCAWPFAQWGLDLLGPFPPALGQRRYIVVGVDYFTKWVEAEPLVTISERQIEKFIWKNLITRFGLPKTIITDNGPQFASQRFREFCANHGIHLKYSSVAHPQTNGLTELTNRSILDGLKRRVSAARTAWTDELPSVLWALRTTPKTATGESPYSLTFGTETVLPPEEAIATL; via the coding sequence atgcccAGGACAGCTAttaaagcccagtccgtggccgagTTCATCGTAGAGTTAACCCAGATCAGGAGCGAGAGCCTCAGACAACCTCCCGAGGCCTGGGTCCTGCACGTCGACGGATCAGCCAACTCGAGAGGTGCTGGCGCAGGATTGGTACTCCGAGCTCCCGACGGGCGATCGTTCGAGCGTTCCCTTCGCTTCGGATTCCGTgccactaacaacgaggcggaatacgaggcgctTCTAGCAGGACTCAGATTGGCCCTCAAGATGCAGGTGGTCGCCCTCCACGTCCTCACTGACTCCCAGCTGGTGGCCGAGCAACTCAGCGGGGGATACGAGGCCCGTGACCCAACTATGGCGAAATACTTGGCACAGGTAAAAAGCCTGACCGCAAAGTTCCttcattttacattatctaatgtccCGAGGGGAGAGAACGAGCGCgccgacgcgctagctaagctggcCTCAAAGTCTGCCCCTGAAGTCGGGCCCAAGGTCGAGGAGTTACCCGCTCGCACCATCGAGATCGCTGCCACAGCTACGAGTAGCGCGTCCACCACCTGGGTACAAGAGCTGCTAGGCTTTAAGCGGGACGAAATTCTCCCGCCCGACGAAGCATCAGTTCGGCGCCTACGTCGCACACATGCATGGTATACTGAGGTGGATGGGCGGCTCTACAAGCGGTCTTTTTCCTACCCCCTCCTACGATGCTTAGAGCCCGACGAAGCTAAGACCGTCCTGGTAGAGATACATGAAGGAGTCTGCGGAGAGCACATCGGCGGACGGACCCAAGCACATAAAGTATttcgccaaggctactactggccgaccatgtgtcgGGACGCAAGAACGCATGTGCAGCGATGTACCTCATGTCAAGAACATGCCCGCATGCCACGGCTGCCCGCAGTCCCGCTAACTCtcatcgactgcgcatggccgtTTGCGCAATGGGGTTTAGACCTCCTCGGACCCTTCCCCCCAGCCTTAGGACAGCGGAGGTACATCGTTGTCGGCGTAGATTACTTCACAAaatgggtcgaggccgaaccgtTGGTGACGATTAGCGAACGGCAAATAGAAAAGTTCATATGGAAGAATTTGATTACTCGGTTCGGCCTCCCAAAAACCATCATCACGGATAATGGGCCCCAGTTCGCCAGTCAGAGATTTCGAGAGTTCTGCGCAAACCATGGAATCCACCTGAAGTACAGCTCGGTCGCTCATCCCCAGACAAACGGGCTGACGGAGCTGACCAACCGGTCCATCCTAGATGGGCTCAAAAGAAGAGTATCCGCGGCTCGGACGGCTtggacggacgaactcccgaGCGTGCTATGGGCGCTACGCACCACTCCGAAAACCGCAACTGGGGAGTCCCCCtacagcctcacgttcgggacTGAAACTGTACTCCCCCCCGAGGAAGCAATCGCCACCCTCTGA
- the LOC135664506 gene encoding protein DETOXIFICATION 41-like isoform X2, whose amino-acid sequence MAENGVYGERGSLAPLLDIDESSRVSEELLEWEPVPCNARWRLAVWESKNLWRLSWASIVIQLFNFMLSLVTQMFVGHLGSLDLAGASIINVGIQGLAFGIMLGMASAVQTVCGQAFGAKKYRAMGVICQRALVLHLVAAILLSFIYWFSGPILRAIGQSDSIAKVGQLYARGLLPQLIAFALYCPMQRFLQAQNIVNPMAYIAVGVLLFHILISWLAVFVLDFGLLGASLTLSISWWVLVLVTWSYILFSPSCKETWTGLSMKAFRGLWPYLKLTISSAIMLVLEVWYIQGLVLITGYLPSPEISLDAISICVNYWNWDFMIMLGLSNAASVRIGNELGAAHPRVAKFAVIVVVTTSLIISLFVSVLVMLLRTPLSKLYTNSTDVIKAVINLTPLLAISIFLNGVQPILSGVAIGSGWQAIVAYVNVGAYYLVGLPIGCVLGFKTNLGAAGIWWGLIIGVFVQTVTLIVITARTNWNDEVDKAIERLKHTAAEDTLAITDIE is encoded by the exons ATGGCGGAGAACGGGGTATACGGAGAAAGAGGAAGCCTCGCGCCGCTGCTCGACATCGACGAGTCGTCGCGGGTGTCGGAGGAGCTGCTGGAGTGGGAGCCGGTGCCGTGCAACGCGCGATGGCGGCTGGCGGTGTGGGAGTCCAAGAACCTGTGGCGTCTCTCCTGGGCCTCCATCGTCATCCAGCTCTTCAACTTCATGCTCAGCCTCGTCACCCAGATGTTCGTCGGCCACCTTGGGTCCCTCGACCTCGCCGGCGCCTCCATCATCAACGTCGGCATCCAAGGACTCGCCTTCGGGATCATG CTCGGGATGGCGAGCGCGGTGCAAACAGTCTGCGGCCAAGCATTCGGCGCCAAGAAGTACCGAGCCATGGGCGTCATCTGCCAGCGAGCCCTGGTGCTCCACCTCGTCGCCGCCATCCTCCTCAGCTTCATCTACTGGTTCTCCGGCCCGATCTTACGCGCCATCGGCCAGTCGGACTCGATAGCCAAGGTGGGGCAGCTCTACGCCCGCGGCCTGCTCCCGCAGCTCATCGCCTTCGCCCTCTACTGCCCCATGCAGCGTTTCCTCCAGGCTCAGAACATCGTCAACCCCATGGCCTACATCGCCGTGGGCGTCCTCCTCTTCCATATCCTCATCTCTTGGCTGGCCGTCTTCGTGCTCGACTTCGGCCTCCTCGGTGCTTCCCTCACCCTCTCCATCTCCTGGTGGGTGCTCGTGTTGGTCACATGGAGCTACATACTCTTCAGCCCTTCTTGCAAGGAGACATGGACTGGGCTCTCCATGAAGGCCTTCCGAGGACTTTGGCCCTACCTCAAGCTTACTATTTCATCAGCCATCATGCTGGT CTTGGAAGTTTGGTACATCCAAGGGCTTGTGCTCATCACAGGCTACCTGCCAAGTCCAGAGATTTCACTCGATGCCATTTCCATATG TGTCAATTACTGGAACTGGGACTTCATGATCATGCTGGGGTTAAGCAATGCAGCCAG CGTTCGGATCGGCAACGAGCTCGGTGCTGCTCATCCGAGAGTCGCCAAGTTcgccgtcatcgtcgtcgtcaccACCAGCCTCATCATCAGCTTGTTCGTCAGCGTGCTGGTCATGTTACTCCGCACTCCCTTGAGCAAGCTCTACACCAACAGCACTGATGTCATAAAGGCAGTCATCAACCTAACACCCCTGCTTGCAATCTCGATCTTCTTGAATGGAGTTCAACCCATCCTCTCAG GAGTTGCTATTGGGAGCGGATGGCAAGCCATAGTTGCCTATGTGAATGTGGGGGCTTATTATCTTGTGGGACTTCCCATTGGATGTGTTCTTGGATTCAAGACCAATCTAGGAGCTGCT GGAATATGGTGGGGTTTGATCATCGGAGTCTTTGTTCAGACAGTGACTCTCATTGTCATCACTGCCAGGACAAACTGGAACGATGAG GTCGATAAAGCGATCGAACGCTTGAAGCACACCGCAGCTGAAGACACACTTGCTATTACCGACATCGAATGA